The following DNA comes from Novosphingobium sp. PP1Y.
CGATCGGTTTCACTTCCGGTTCGCCGCAAAGCAGGTCTGCGACCCGGGCGGCATCCTTGCCGGGAATGGAGATCTCGAAACCGTCCTCACCAGTGTAGCCGGAACGGCTGATCCAGGCATCGACACCGCCGAGCGTGAAGCTGGCCCCCTTCATGAAGGTGAGAGCCGAAAGCGGCGTGTCGCCCTTGGCGTGACGTTCCAGCGCCGCGAAAGCCTTGGGTCCCTGCAGCGCCAGCAATGCGCTGTCGTCGAGGTGGTTGAGCGTCACTTCGTCAGGCAGAAGTTCACGCAAGGAACCGATGTCGTCCCACTTGGTGGCGCCGTTGACGACGAGATAGAAGCCCGTATCCCAGCGGGTGACCATGAGGTCGTCGAGAATGCCGCCCTCATCGTCGAGCAGGAGCGAATAGCGCACCGATCCTGTCTTCAGGGTCGAAAGGTCGATCGGCAGCGCTGCTTCAAGCGCCGCGTCGAGATCCACATGCGCATCTTCGGCCGGGCAGATGTAGAGCTGGCCCATGTGGCTGACGTCGAACAATCCGGCGCTCTCGCGGGTCCAGAGGTGTTCGGCCATGATGCCTTCGTACTGGACGGGCATCATGTAGCCGGCGAACTCGACCATGCGCCCGCCCTTCTCGCGGTGCCACGCGTCGAGCGGCAGCAGCAAGGGCTCGATCGGCTCGAGGTCCTGTTCGTCTTGGGGATTCACTAATTCGCTCAAGGCATAGCTCCGCACAGCAATGGCACACCGTTTTCAGGTGCCCCCTCTGTCACGGAAGCCTGAGAGCTTTGCCCCGGCACCCTGCAGCAGGGTATCCGGGCTTACACCTTCGGCGGCCACGCCCGAAACGGACGGGGCACTTTCCAGAGCGTCACTATCGACTGGCGCGGTCCTTTTGCCTGAGAGATTCCGGGGCGGTTGCTCCTTCGGCGCCTGCCATTTCCGTCCCGTTCAAGGGGCCGAATCGGCAGGTCTCTCCCGCGCTGTCAGCGACGCGACCACCCTTGAAAGAGCCTCAGTCGCAAGTCAACGCCCCTCACGCTGCGATGCAGTATTAATCCCCTGCCCGCCGCAGGACCCGACGCATCGAATCGAAGTCGTGCACGAAGCGGCCCTGGACCTTCTCCTGCACGAGTGCGAAAATCGCCCGCGCCACGGTCGAGGCACGCACCGAGCGGTATTTCCTCCACTTGCCGTGAAGCACCAGCATGTCGGCGAAGGGGGCTATCAACTGGCCTGCACCTTCAAGCTTGCGCTTCTCCGCCCGATGGCCGCGCAAGAGCCCCGGGCGCAGGATATCGAGGCGGCGAAAGCCTAGCTTGCCCAGGTCCTCTTCCGTCTCTCCCTTGGTGCGCAGGTAGAAATTGCGGCTCGACCGGTCGGCACCGGCGGAGGACACTGCGATCATGTGATCGACACCGGCAGTGCGCGCGGCCTGCGCGACTTCGACGACGAGATCGTGATCTACGGCGCGAAAGGCCGCCTGGCTGCCGGCAGCCTTGATCGTCGTGCCCAGTGCACAGACGAGTACGTCGGCGCGGGCCGCGCCGATCATTGCCGACCAGTCATCCGGCAAGCCCACGAGAACTTCGGTCCGCGCACCCAGCGGCAGCGGGAATTCGCGGCGGGCGACGCTGACGACGCGCATGTCGGAGCGCCCGACGCTCTCGTCCAGCACTGCCGTACCGATCAGGCCGCTCGCCCCGACGAGGCAGATGCGATGTGCCGGAAGCGAAGGCTCCTCGCCCCGCTTCAGCACATCGAACAGGTCAGACATTGCGCAGCCCCTCAGGCGTGCGCCCATAGATCTGCGCGTGGCAGGTGATCGCGTAGCGGTCGGTCATGCCGGCGATATAGTCGGCGATGTGCCGGCTGCGCTCGGGCTCGTGCCGTGGCATCGTATCGATCCAGCTTTCCTCCATCAGCACCGGCTGCTGCGAATAGGCGGAGTACAGCTCCGCCAGCACCGCACGCGCACGGCGCGCGGTCTCGATCTGCTCGGGATGGTAATAGAGCTTGTCGTACATGAAGCGCTTGAAGCCCCGCTCGGCCTCGGCCAGTTCGGCCGAGAAGGCGACGAGCGGCCGATCAGCGCCGCGCACTTCATCGACGCTGCCCACGCCGACAAGGCGCTGCTGCGTCTCGGCAATCAGGTCGTTGACCATAAAGCCGATCTGGCTGCGGATCAGTTCCGCCAGTTGCCGTTCGCGCGGCACACCGGGATAGCGCCTTTCGACTTCGACCCAGTGTTCGGCGACAAAGGGATGGGCGAGCAGTTCGTCGAGATCGAGAAAGCCCGCCCGCAGGCCGTCGTCGATATCGTGGTTGTCATAGGCGATGTCGTCGGAAAGCGCGGCGACCTGCGCCTCCAGCGAGGCATAAGTGCCAAGTTCCAGCCCATAGGCGGCGTCAAGTTCGCTCAGGGCCCAGTTGGGAGCGGTCACCGGTCCATTGTGCTTGGCCAGCCCTTCGAGCGTCTCCCAGGTGAGGTTGAGCCCGTCATGCTCGCAATAGGGGCTGTCGATGCGCATCAGCGTGCGCAGGCAATGGGCATTGTGATCGAAGCCGCCGGCCTTGTG
Coding sequences within:
- the gcvT gene encoding glycine cleavage system aminomethyltransferase GcvT; its protein translation is MSELVNPQDEQDLEPIEPLLLPLDAWHREKGGRMVEFAGYMMPVQYEGIMAEHLWTRESAGLFDVSHMGQLYICPAEDAHVDLDAALEAALPIDLSTLKTGSVRYSLLLDDEGGILDDLMVTRWDTGFYLVVNGATKWDDIGSLRELLPDEVTLNHLDDSALLALQGPKAFAALERHAKGDTPLSALTFMKGASFTLGGVDAWISRSGYTGEDGFEISIPGKDAARVADLLCGEPEVKPIGLGARDSLRLEAGLPLYGHDMSPDHGAVEAGLIFGINKRRRSGGGFPGAARVQRDLEQGTARKRIGLSLEGRQAAREGARVLAGDVEVGVVTSGGFSPSLQHPIAMAYVDAVHAADGTALSIEIRGKRLDAKVVPMPFVQHRYHR
- a CDS encoding NAD(P)H-binding protein, producing the protein MSDLFDVLKRGEEPSLPAHRICLVGASGLIGTAVLDESVGRSDMRVVSVARREFPLPLGARTEVLVGLPDDWSAMIGAARADVLVCALGTTIKAAGSQAAFRAVDHDLVVEVAQAARTAGVDHMIAVSSAGADRSSRNFYLRTKGETEEDLGKLGFRRLDILRPGLLRGHRAEKRKLEGAGQLIAPFADMLVLHGKWRKYRSVRASTVARAIFALVQEKVQGRFVHDFDSMRRVLRRAGD
- a CDS encoding deoxyguanosinetriphosphate triphosphohydrolase, translating into MTLAPYASNPARSRGREFPMENAVARGPRSAYQRDRDRIIHSIAFRRLRYKTQVFIAPDGDHYRVRLTHSLEVAQIARVIARTLGLDEDLTEALALAHDIGHPPFGHAGEEALDSALHKAGGFDHNAHCLRTLMRIDSPYCEHDGLNLTWETLEGLAKHNGPVTAPNWALSELDAAYGLELGTYASLEAQVAALSDDIAYDNHDIDDGLRAGFLDLDELLAHPFVAEHWVEVERRYPGVPRERQLAELIRSQIGFMVNDLIAETQQRLVGVGSVDEVRGADRPLVAFSAELAEAERGFKRFMYDKLYYHPEQIETARRARAVLAELYSAYSQQPVLMEESWIDTMPRHEPERSRHIADYIAGMTDRYAITCHAQIYGRTPEGLRNV